One Obesumbacterium proteus DNA window includes the following coding sequences:
- a CDS encoding ABC transporter permease, giving the protein MAADFTPENNFRRHLQTLLQGLLTLALTLFGLLLITFLLSALSPVDRVLQIVGDHASVSTYNQVRHQLGLDQSLPVQFWHYLIQLGHGDLGTASATGQPVLQDLLTVFPATLELATLALIIGATLGVLLGVLCARYAGTAWDPTIRTLTLLGNSVPIFWLGLLMLLLFYARLQWSAGPGRLDDIYQYSVEAKTGFVLIDTLLSGDSGAFLNAINHLTLPVLLLAYFSMASITRLTRSACLGEMNKEYVTLARAKGASETTILIRHVLPNIRGTLFTVIALAYTGMLEGAVLTETVFSWPGIGRYLTTALFAGDTTAVMGGTLVIGVCFVLINNLTDLLVRLTDPRVH; this is encoded by the coding sequence ATGGCTGCTGACTTCACGCCGGAAAATAATTTCCGGCGTCATTTACAGACCCTGTTGCAGGGTCTGCTTACGCTCGCATTAACGCTCTTCGGGCTGCTGCTGATTACGTTTTTGCTTTCCGCGCTCTCTCCCGTCGATCGCGTATTACAAATCGTGGGCGATCATGCCAGCGTCTCCACCTACAATCAGGTTCGTCACCAGTTAGGGCTAGATCAGTCGCTGCCGGTGCAGTTCTGGCACTATCTGATTCAGCTTGGGCACGGCGATCTGGGTACCGCCAGCGCAACCGGCCAACCGGTGCTACAGGATTTACTCACCGTATTTCCTGCCACGCTAGAGTTAGCGACGCTGGCGCTCATTATCGGAGCCACCCTCGGCGTTCTGCTGGGCGTGCTGTGCGCGCGCTATGCAGGAACGGCGTGGGATCCGACCATCCGCACGCTCACCCTGCTCGGCAATTCGGTGCCTATCTTCTGGCTTGGCCTACTGATGCTGTTGTTGTTCTATGCGCGTTTGCAGTGGAGCGCAGGGCCGGGAAGGCTGGACGATATTTATCAATACAGCGTTGAGGCCAAAACTGGTTTTGTGCTCATCGATACCCTGCTTTCCGGCGACAGCGGCGCGTTTCTCAACGCCATAAATCACCTGACGCTACCGGTTTTACTGTTGGCCTATTTTTCGATGGCCAGCATCACTCGGCTAACCCGTTCGGCGTGTCTGGGCGAAATGAATAAAGAGTACGTCACGCTGGCTCGTGCCAAAGGAGCAAGCGAAACCACCATTCTGATACGCCACGTATTGCCCAATATTCGCGGGACGTTATTCACCGTGATTGCGCTGGCCTATACCGGCATGCTGGAAGGCGCGGTTCTGACTGAAACCGTATTTTCCTGGCCGGGCATTGGGCGTTATCTCACAACCGCCCTCTTTGCCGGTGACACCACAGCGGTGATGGGCGGCACGTTAGTGATTGGCGTGTGCTTCGTGTTGATTAATAACCTGACGGATCTGTTGGTACGTCTCACCGATCCGAGGGTGCACTAA
- a CDS encoding ABC transporter permease — protein MNLLRKILRSPAACCGLMIILLLIICAIFAPWLAGQDPNWQNAAARLLPPEPGHWLGTDAYGRDMLARLLYGTRPMLGMVLLVTAITLPLSLLIGILSGYYGGWTERVLMRFTDVVMSMPRLILAFAFVAMLGPGLINGALALALTTWPAYARQARTEIQKLRNSDYLSAAEMLGIHGFRLMWGHILPLCLPSAIVRLALDLAGIILAAAGLGFLGLGARPPMAEWGAMIADGMQVIFDQWWIAAIPGAAILLSSLAFNQLGDGLRDILESDHD, from the coding sequence ATGAATCTATTACGCAAAATTCTGCGTTCACCGGCAGCCTGCTGTGGATTGATGATTATCCTGCTGCTGATAATCTGCGCCATTTTTGCACCGTGGTTAGCGGGGCAAGATCCCAATTGGCAAAATGCAGCGGCGCGTTTGCTGCCGCCCGAACCGGGACATTGGCTCGGCACCGATGCCTATGGGCGAGACATGTTGGCGCGGCTGCTGTATGGCACCCGCCCGATGTTAGGTATGGTGCTGCTGGTGACTGCGATCACCCTTCCGCTCAGCCTGCTGATCGGCATTTTATCGGGCTATTACGGCGGTTGGACTGAGCGCGTACTGATGCGATTTACCGATGTTGTGATGTCGATGCCGCGCTTAATTCTAGCCTTTGCCTTTGTCGCTATGCTTGGCCCTGGGCTTATCAATGGCGCACTGGCGCTGGCGCTCACCACGTGGCCCGCCTATGCCCGTCAGGCTCGAACTGAAATTCAAAAACTCAGGAACAGCGATTATCTCAGCGCCGCAGAAATGCTGGGCATTCACGGTTTCAGGCTGATGTGGGGACATATTTTGCCCCTCTGCTTGCCTTCCGCCATCGTCCGTTTGGCGCTGGATTTGGCGGGTATTATTCTTGCGGCCGCTGGCTTGGGCTTCTTAGGATTAGGCGCTCGCCCGCCAATGGCCGAATGGGGCGCGATGATCGCCGACGGCATGCAGGTGATCTTTGATCAGTGGTGGATTGCCGCCATTCCCGGCGCGGCCATTCTACTCAGCAGCTTGGCGTTCAATCAGCTGGGCGACGGCCTGCGTGATATTTTGGAGTCCGATCATGACTGA
- a CDS encoding ABC transporter ATP-binding protein, protein MTDISPNHSLIEAVDLSVHFGQACVVNQLNFSLGHERLALVGESGSGKSMTARALMGLIRQPGKVSATTLRFEQQNLLALKPKQWSALRGNSIAMVLQDPRYALNPVHTIYHQIEEALTLHQRLPRRQRHERVLHTAESVGLPAHSLKRYPGELSGGLGQRAMIAIALINNPKVLIADEPTSALDARLRHQILSLLVEQCEQRQMGLLLISHDLPLVAEHCDRVMVMYQGQCVDELRAAELPQATHPYTRTLWTCRPNAQTYGSLLPVLDRSRAFGGEPRAAD, encoded by the coding sequence ATGACTGATATTTCACCGAACCATTCGCTAATTGAAGCCGTGGATTTATCGGTTCATTTTGGTCAGGCGTGCGTCGTCAACCAGCTAAATTTTTCCTTAGGCCATGAACGTTTAGCCTTGGTGGGAGAATCCGGCTCCGGCAAATCAATGACCGCTCGCGCACTGATGGGGCTAATTCGTCAGCCGGGCAAAGTCAGCGCCACCACGCTACGTTTTGAACAGCAAAATTTACTGGCGCTGAAACCCAAACAATGGTCTGCGCTACGCGGCAATAGCATCGCCATGGTGCTGCAAGATCCGCGCTACGCGCTCAATCCGGTGCATACGATTTACCACCAAATTGAAGAGGCCCTCACGCTGCACCAGCGCTTGCCACGCCGTCAACGTCATGAGCGGGTGTTGCACACCGCTGAATCGGTCGGGCTTCCCGCTCATAGCCTAAAACGCTATCCGGGCGAGCTTTCTGGCGGGCTGGGGCAGCGCGCCATGATTGCCATCGCGCTGATCAACAATCCAAAAGTGCTGATCGCGGATGAACCCACCTCTGCGCTGGATGCTCGCCTGCGCCATCAAATTCTTTCTCTTTTGGTGGAACAGTGCGAACAACGCCAGATGGGGCTACTGCTGATTAGCCACGATCTGCCGTTGGTGGCCGAACACTGCGATCGCGTGATGGTGATGTATCAAGGGCAGTGCGTAGATGAACTGCGGGCGGCTGAGCTGCCACAGGCCACGCATCCTTACACCCGAACGCTCTGGACCTGCCGACCGAATGCCCAAACCTACGGTTCCCTGCTGCCGGTTCTGGATCGCTCACGTGCTTTTGGAGGAGAACCTCGTGCCGCTGATTAA
- a CDS encoding ABC transporter ATP-binding protein, protein MPLINIQDLHVSFSDGRQRKHVVQSAHFQVNEGETFSLIGASGCGKSTILRVIAGLQREWQGQIDLLGSPLRPQKRLSGELRRNVQMVFQDPYASLHPQHRLYRSLAEPLQIHREPNVEQRVAEALQQVGLPADAAQRFPHQISGGQRQRVAIARALLLRPKILLLDEPTSALDMSVQAEILNLLNELKQRHAMTYLLVSHDADVIAHMSQRAALMEDGKIIREFDRAALARGEHRFD, encoded by the coding sequence GTGCCGCTGATTAATATCCAAGATTTACACGTCAGTTTTTCTGACGGACGACAGCGCAAACACGTGGTGCAGTCGGCGCATTTTCAGGTCAATGAGGGCGAAACCTTTAGCCTGATCGGCGCATCCGGCTGTGGGAAATCGACTATTTTGCGCGTCATCGCCGGTTTGCAGCGTGAATGGCAGGGACAGATTGATTTATTAGGCTCCCCTCTGCGCCCGCAAAAACGGCTCAGCGGGGAACTCCGCCGCAATGTGCAGATGGTGTTTCAAGATCCCTATGCCTCGCTGCATCCTCAGCATCGACTGTATCGTTCTTTGGCAGAACCGTTGCAGATTCATCGCGAACCTAACGTAGAACAGCGGGTGGCTGAAGCACTACAACAAGTGGGACTTCCCGCCGATGCAGCACAGCGTTTTCCTCACCAAATTTCGGGAGGGCAACGCCAACGCGTCGCCATTGCCCGCGCCCTGCTGCTGCGGCCTAAAATCTTACTGCTCGATGAGCCTACCTCTGCGCTCGATATGTCGGTTCAGGCAGAAATCCTTAACCTGCTTAACGAGCTAAAGCAGCGGCACGCCATGACCTATCTACTCGTCAGCCACGACGCCGACGTGATTGCCCATATGTCTCAACGTGCGGCCTTGATGGAGGATGGGAAAATTATCCGGGAGTTTGATCGTGCAGCGTTAGCGCGCGGTGAACATCGCTTCGATTGA
- a CDS encoding Bax inhibitor-1 family protein: MDRYPRDNGSIVERANSGLQAYMAQVYGWMTCGLLLTSIVAWYAAHTPAVLNFIFSSKITFFGLIIVQLGLVFVLSGMVQKLSAAAATSLFMLYSALTGLTLASIFIVYTYSSIASTFVVTAGMFGAMSLYGYTTKRDLSGIGSMMFMGLIGIILASLVNIWLKSPALTWVITYAGVIIFVGLTAYDTQKLKAMGEQLNPEDKDNFRKYSILGALTLYLDFINLFLMLLRIFGNRR, translated from the coding sequence ATGGATCGATATCCTCGTGATAATGGCTCGATCGTAGAGCGCGCAAATTCAGGTCTGCAAGCCTATATGGCGCAAGTGTATGGCTGGATGACCTGCGGGTTGTTGCTTACGTCCATCGTGGCGTGGTACGCCGCGCATACGCCAGCCGTGCTGAATTTTATTTTCTCCAGCAAAATTACCTTTTTCGGTTTAATCATTGTGCAGTTGGGGCTGGTATTTGTGCTGTCGGGTATGGTGCAGAAACTGAGCGCCGCCGCGGCAACATCGTTGTTTATGCTCTATTCGGCACTCACCGGCTTAACGCTGGCGAGCATTTTTATCGTTTATACCTATTCATCTATTGCGAGCACCTTCGTGGTCACTGCCGGTATGTTCGGGGCAATGAGCCTTTACGGTTATACCACCAAGCGTGACTTGAGCGGCATTGGCTCGATGATGTTTATGGGGTTGATCGGTATCATTCTGGCGTCGCTGGTGAATATCTGGCTGAAAAGCCCAGCGCTGACGTGGGTGATTACCTATGCGGGCGTGATTATCTTTGTTGGTTTGACGGCATATGACACTCAGAAGCTGAAAGCTATGGGGGAGCAGCTGAATCCTGAAGATAAAGATAACTTCCGGAAATACTCGATTCTGGGCGCGTTAACCCTGTATCTGGACTTCATCAACCTGTTCTTGATGCTGCTGCGCATTTTCGGCAACCGCCGCTAA
- a CDS encoding flavodoxin family protein codes for MTALAVVFHSGYGHTAKAAEAVAAGAQQIDGVSVEVLAIDSEGNLPEGGWHLLAQADAIIFGSPTYMGGPSWQFKKFADASSKPWFSQEWKDKVFAGFTNSASMNGDKLGTLDYMFHLSQQHGGVWVGMGMLPSNTKAANRNDVNYIAGFSGLMTVSPSDASPDEAPLPGDLETARKFGERVANVTKRWSGV; via the coding sequence ATGACAGCATTAGCCGTGGTTTTTCATAGTGGATACGGACATACCGCCAAAGCCGCTGAGGCGGTAGCCGCGGGTGCGCAGCAGATCGACGGTGTGAGCGTTGAGGTTTTGGCTATCGACAGCGAAGGCAATTTACCGGAAGGGGGATGGCATCTGTTAGCGCAGGCCGACGCGATTATTTTTGGTAGCCCGACCTACATGGGCGGGCCGTCTTGGCAGTTTAAGAAGTTTGCTGATGCCTCTTCCAAGCCTTGGTTTAGCCAAGAGTGGAAAGATAAAGTTTTTGCAGGGTTCACTAACTCGGCCAGCATGAACGGCGACAAACTCGGCACGCTCGATTATATGTTCCATCTGTCGCAGCAGCACGGCGGCGTGTGGGTCGGGATGGGAATGTTGCCGTCCAACACCAAAGCCGCAAACCGCAATGATGTGAACTATATTGCCGGTTTTTCAGGATTAATGACGGTATCGCCTTCCGATGCTTCGCCGGATGAAGCGCCGCTGCCGGGCGATTTGGAAACCGCACGCAAGTTTGGTGAGCGAGTGGCGAATGTGACCAAGCGCTGGTCAGGCGTTTAA
- a CDS encoding DUF3828 domain-containing protein, with the protein MIKILLLLTITIIAGCTSSHKSPTEQVANFYHFYLNTPDTFDSSASLQPYLEKQTFDQLQKIAKEPEPDTLDADYFTQSQDIGSSWPTHIAVSTPTPAIGGTTVEVTLGAANDIQQHLILWLVWQDGWKITRVQGDNEQFLYR; encoded by the coding sequence ATGATAAAAATTCTATTACTACTGACAATAACAATAATAGCGGGATGTACATCCTCGCATAAAAGCCCAACGGAACAAGTCGCTAATTTTTATCATTTTTACCTCAACACACCAGATACCTTTGATAGTTCAGCATCGCTACAGCCTTATCTGGAAAAACAAACTTTCGACCAATTGCAGAAAATAGCCAAAGAGCCGGAGCCAGATACGCTTGATGCTGACTATTTTACCCAATCACAAGATATTGGCAGCTCATGGCCCACTCATATCGCTGTTTCAACTCCAACGCCCGCAATCGGCGGTACTACCGTCGAAGTAACATTAGGCGCTGCTAATGATATCCAGCAACATCTCATTCTCTGGCTCGTCTGGCAGGACGGTTGGAAAATAACTCGAGTACAAGGCGACAATGAACAGTTTTTGTACCGTTAA
- the moaE gene encoding molybdopterin synthase catalytic subunit MoaE gives MENTRIRVGHENFSVGDEYQWLSQCEDDGAVVTFTGKVRNHNLGDNVSALTLEHYPGMTEKALNEIVTEARSRWPLQRISLIHRIGAMYPGDEIVFVGVTSAHRSMAFDAAEFIMDYLKTRAPFWKREATEQGDRWVDARDSDHQAAKRW, from the coding sequence ATGGAAAATACCCGCATCCGTGTAGGTCACGAAAATTTTAGCGTCGGTGACGAATACCAATGGCTATCGCAGTGCGAAGACGATGGCGCGGTGGTGACTTTCACCGGCAAGGTACGCAACCATAATCTTGGTGATAACGTCAGCGCATTGACCTTAGAACACTATCCTGGGATGACGGAAAAAGCGTTAAATGAAATTGTGACAGAAGCCCGTTCGCGCTGGCCTCTACAGCGTATTTCGCTGATCCACCGCATTGGCGCAATGTATCCCGGCGATGAAATTGTTTTTGTTGGAGTGACCAGCGCGCATCGCAGCATGGCCTTCGATGCCGCCGAGTTCATTATGGACTACCTCAAAACCCGCGCACCGTTCTGGAAACGAGAAGCCACAGAGCAGGGCGACCGCTGGGTCGATGCCCGCGACAGCGATCATCAAGCGGCAAAACGCTGGTAA
- the moaD gene encoding molybdopterin synthase sulfur carrier subunit, with product MIKVLFFAQVRELIETDELQCELYPTVEALRAALAERGDKWALALETGKLLAAVNQTLVEFTHPLQVGDEVAFFPPVTGG from the coding sequence ATGATTAAAGTTCTATTTTTTGCTCAGGTACGTGAGCTGATTGAAACCGATGAGCTTCAATGTGAACTCTATCCGACGGTTGAGGCGCTACGCGCTGCGTTGGCCGAGCGTGGTGACAAATGGGCTCTGGCGTTGGAGACGGGTAAACTGCTTGCTGCGGTAAACCAAACGCTGGTGGAGTTCACGCATCCTCTGCAGGTGGGCGATGAAGTTGCTTTCTTCCCACCGGTTACTGGGGGTTAA
- the moaC gene encoding cyclic pyranopterin monophosphate synthase MoaC, with protein sequence MSQLTHINAAGEAHMVDVSAKAETVREARAEAYVEMKPETLAMIVEGKHHKGDVFATARIAGIQAAKRTWELIPLCHPLLLTKVEVQLSAEVDTSRVRIESCCRLTGKTGVEMEALTAASVAALTIYDMCKAVQKDMVIGPVRLLAKSGGKSGDFKADAS encoded by the coding sequence ATGAGCCAACTTACCCATATTAATGCGGCCGGTGAAGCCCACATGGTCGATGTTTCTGCCAAAGCAGAAACCGTGCGTGAAGCCCGCGCTGAAGCTTATGTTGAAATGAAGCCCGAAACGCTGGCGATGATTGTTGAAGGCAAACACCACAAGGGTGATGTATTTGCTACCGCGCGTATTGCAGGGATCCAAGCGGCCAAACGCACGTGGGAGCTAATCCCGCTTTGTCATCCGCTGCTGCTGACCAAAGTTGAGGTTCAGCTTTCTGCTGAAGTGGATACCAGCCGTGTGCGTATTGAGTCCTGCTGTCGTTTAACCGGCAAAACCGGCGTGGAGATGGAAGCATTAACCGCCGCGTCGGTAGCGGCGTTGACCATCTACGACATGTGCAAAGCGGTGCAAAAAGATATGGTTATCGGCCCGGTTCGTCTGCTGGCGAAAAGCGGCGGCAAATCCGGTGATTTTAAGGCGGACGCATCATGA
- the moaA gene encoding GTP 3',8-cyclase MoaA, translating to MLQLTDAFERKFYYLRLSITDVCNFRCTYCLPDGYKPNGHANKSFLSLDEIRRVSRAFAELGTEKVRLTGGEPSLRRDFVDIISAVRENPSIRTLAVTTNGYRMARDIADWRDAGLTAVNVSVDSLDARQFHAITGEDKLKQVMQGIDAAFDAGFEKVKVNTVLMRDVNDRSLNGFLNWIKTRPIQMRFIELMETGDGGNLFRKHHVSGEVIRDQLLALGWQRQERSRSDGPAQVFSHPDYLGEVGLIMPYEKDFCASCNRLRVSAIGNLHLCLFGESGIPLRDLLAGDEHLDELKMRIQGGLRHKKQTHFLHDGNIGHTQNLSFIGG from the coding sequence ATGCTCCAACTGACTGACGCATTTGAGCGTAAGTTTTATTACTTGCGCCTTTCGATCACAGACGTATGCAATTTTCGCTGTACGTACTGCCTGCCAGACGGCTACAAACCGAATGGTCATGCCAACAAAAGCTTCTTATCTCTCGATGAGATCCGCCGCGTCAGTCGTGCATTTGCCGAATTGGGCACCGAAAAGGTGCGTCTAACCGGCGGTGAGCCCTCTTTGCGTCGCGATTTTGTCGACATCATCTCTGCGGTACGTGAAAACCCATCGATTCGAACGCTGGCGGTCACCACTAACGGCTATCGCATGGCGCGTGATATTGCCGATTGGCGCGATGCCGGTCTAACGGCGGTTAACGTGAGTGTGGATAGCCTCGATGCCCGGCAGTTTCACGCCATCACTGGTGAAGATAAACTCAAACAGGTGATGCAGGGAATTGACGCGGCATTTGATGCCGGTTTTGAAAAGGTGAAAGTGAACACCGTGCTAATGCGCGATGTGAACGATCGCAGCCTGAACGGTTTTCTTAACTGGATCAAAACCCGCCCGATTCAAATGCGCTTTATTGAGCTGATGGAAACCGGAGACGGCGGCAATTTATTCCGCAAACATCATGTGTCAGGCGAAGTCATTCGCGATCAATTGCTGGCCCTCGGCTGGCAGCGTCAAGAACGTTCTCGCAGCGATGGCCCTGCGCAGGTTTTCAGTCATCCTGATTATCTGGGCGAAGTCGGGCTGATCATGCCCTATGAAAAAGACTTCTGCGCCAGCTGTAACCGCCTGCGAGTGTCTGCTATCGGCAATTTGCACCTGTGCTTGTTCGGTGAGTCCGGCATTCCATTGCGCGATTTACTGGCGGGCGATGAGCATCTTGATGAGCTGAAAATGCGTATCCAAGGCGGTTTGCGACATAAAAAGCAAACGCACTTTTTGCATGATGGCAACATCGGACATACGCAGAACCTTTCCTTCATCGGCGGCTAA
- the yvcK gene encoding uridine diphosphate-N-acetylglucosamine-binding protein YvcK: protein MRNRALADLDKVVALGGGHGLGRVMSALSPLGSRLTGIVTTTDNGGSTGRIRRSEGGIAWGDMRNCLNQLITEPSVASAMFEYRFNGNGELAGHNLGNLMLKALDHLSVRPLEAINLIRSLLKVDASLIPMSEQPVDLNAVDQDGHVIYGEVNIDQLKEMPAQLMLEPQVQATREAVDAIEKADLILIGPDSFLTSLMPLLLLEDLTRALRRTRAHMIYIGNLGKELSVAAAALTLPEKLHIMEEAIGGHAIDAVVVGPKINIQGMEKRVVVQETLEASDIPYRHDRDLLRMAIEKALQQLS, encoded by the coding sequence ATGCGAAACCGCGCTTTAGCCGATCTCGATAAGGTCGTCGCCTTAGGAGGCGGACACGGCCTTGGCCGCGTCATGTCAGCCTTGTCACCGCTGGGTTCACGTTTAACAGGCATTGTCACCACCACGGATAACGGCGGCTCCACTGGGCGGATTCGTCGCTCGGAAGGCGGTATTGCGTGGGGCGATATGCGTAACTGTTTGAATCAGCTGATCACCGAGCCCAGCGTGGCTTCTGCCATGTTTGAATATCGTTTTAACGGTAACGGTGAATTAGCGGGCCATAACCTTGGAAATCTGATGTTAAAAGCATTAGATCATCTGAGCGTGCGTCCGCTGGAAGCCATTAACCTGATCCGCAGTTTGCTCAAGGTTGACGCTTCGCTTATCCCAATGTCAGAGCAGCCGGTCGATCTCAACGCCGTCGATCAAGATGGCCACGTGATTTATGGCGAAGTGAACATCGACCAGCTTAAAGAAATGCCCGCGCAGCTGATGCTTGAACCCCAGGTACAGGCAACGCGTGAGGCCGTTGATGCCATTGAAAAAGCCGATCTGATTTTGATTGGCCCCGACAGCTTCTTAACCAGCCTGATGCCTTTGCTGCTACTGGAAGATCTGACTCGCGCCCTGCGTCGCACCCGTGCGCATATGATTTACATCGGCAATCTGGGTAAAGAACTTAGCGTCGCGGCGGCGGCATTAACCCTGCCTGAAAAGCTGCACATTATGGAAGAAGCCATCGGCGGACATGCTATCGACGCAGTCGTGGTGGGGCCAAAGATCAACATTCAGGGAATGGAAAAACGCGTGGTGGTGCAGGAAACGCTGGAAGCCAGCGATATCCCCTACCGCCACGATCGCGATCTGCTGCGCATGGCTATTGAGAAAGCGTTACAGCAGTTGAGTTAA
- a CDS encoding nicotinamide mononucleotide deamidase-related protein YfaY, which translates to MLRLEMLCTGDEVLHGQIIDTNSAWLADYLFQQGIPMRARSTVGDALEDLVSTLQLRSQYADVLIVNGGLGPTSDDLSAQAAADALGERLVEHPEWIAQMEAYFASRGRPMSDSNRKQAMIPASAEMIDNPVGTACGFAIQLNGCWIFFTPGVPSEFKVMVEQQILPRLRQRFTLSEPPLCLRLTTFGRSESGLAQQLDSLPLPPNTTLGYRSSMPIIELKLTGPSSQREAMVEAWQHVRAVAGENCVFEGTAGLPHDVAVQLRERGLRLAVSEQFTAGLLSWQLRSVDAPLGNGELPEHSGNSSLKEVASRARVLATHSGVDLTIAIGELQDDCISVVLHSAQETFGQTMVYSSQRHSQRIRQEMTAMLALDMLRRWLTGQSPYGNYEWLKPTETL; encoded by the coding sequence ATGCTACGTCTAGAAATGCTCTGTACGGGTGACGAGGTTCTGCACGGCCAAATCATTGATACTAATTCCGCATGGCTGGCAGATTATCTCTTTCAGCAGGGGATCCCGATGCGTGCGCGCAGCACCGTGGGAGATGCGCTGGAAGATTTAGTGTCCACTCTACAGTTACGTAGCCAATATGCTGACGTTCTTATCGTGAATGGGGGCTTAGGGCCGACCAGCGACGATCTTAGCGCGCAGGCTGCGGCAGATGCTCTGGGCGAGCGTCTGGTTGAGCATCCTGAGTGGATCGCGCAGATGGAAGCTTATTTTGCTTCACGCGGGCGTCCGATGTCTGACAGCAATCGCAAGCAGGCGATGATCCCTGCCAGCGCTGAGATGATTGATAACCCGGTCGGCACCGCCTGTGGTTTTGCCATTCAGCTCAATGGGTGCTGGATTTTCTTTACGCCGGGCGTGCCTTCTGAATTTAAAGTGATGGTCGAACAGCAAATTCTGCCGCGTTTGCGTCAGCGCTTTACGCTATCTGAACCACCGCTTTGTTTACGACTCACCACGTTTGGCCGCTCCGAAAGCGGTTTAGCGCAGCAGTTAGACTCATTACCGCTGCCGCCAAACACCACGCTAGGCTATCGCTCATCGATGCCTATCATCGAATTAAAACTAACGGGCCCGTCTTCCCAGCGCGAAGCGATGGTCGAAGCTTGGCAGCATGTGCGCGCGGTTGCGGGTGAAAACTGTGTGTTTGAAGGTACAGCGGGCTTGCCGCACGACGTTGCTGTTCAGCTGCGTGAGCGTGGGCTACGTTTGGCTGTGAGCGAACAGTTTACCGCGGGACTGTTAAGCTGGCAGTTACGTTCTGTCGATGCGCCTTTGGGTAATGGCGAGCTACCGGAGCACAGCGGTAACAGCAGCTTAAAAGAGGTTGCGTCACGAGCGCGCGTTTTAGCGACTCACAGCGGCGTTGATTTAACGATTGCGATAGGCGAACTGCAAGACGATTGCATCAGTGTAGTACTGCATTCGGCACAAGAAACCTTCGGTCAAACGATGGTGTATAGCTCACAGCGTCACAGCCAACGTATTCGTCAGGAAATGACGGCAATGCTGGCGCTGGATATGTTGCGTCGATGGCTCACAGGGCAATCGCCGTATGGCAATTATGAATGGTTAAAGCCGACAGAAACGCTGTGA